In Psychrobacter immobilis, a single genomic region encodes these proteins:
- a CDS encoding FUSC family protein: MPCVKPTFWQRFTAPFVEPYARYQHADVLHAIRLGLAVLIALLLNEFTHLPHGEWTTITVFVILGLLQYQGAIYTKAKERILGTLLGVVVGLSFLWLIKDIGGWLWLYYGLIGIISGIIGYVAVKQLGYIGLLTGITMLMIVSSPDHSNIAQDGLYRAFNILLGAGVAVAATLILPLKSTLMWRFLLASNLETCSNLYAGVGNHIDADVLVPKPFKYSKATSSASIIYPSNSSIPDTPVNKSLVKALQKINKRLLAVRPHIAATASESGIEKETLETIQRTHRNIIGTIDLLLSAAPRLANIEIDDENHILLIHYQHELTQAMQHMAAVLRSPNDEVFRPITRIAVSEYPSVENLGFEWQGYFWLTQTLQVQLQRLSDLLQTTKPQWFAASGLRYQRREQRRIEHKGSETDLHL, encoded by the coding sequence ATGCCCTGCGTGAAACCGACTTTTTGGCAACGATTTACCGCCCCGTTTGTAGAGCCTTATGCCCGTTATCAGCATGCAGATGTTTTGCATGCCATACGTTTGGGTCTGGCTGTACTTATTGCGCTCTTGTTAAATGAGTTTACGCACTTGCCGCATGGTGAGTGGACGACCATTACCGTGTTTGTGATTTTGGGTTTGTTACAATATCAAGGGGCGATTTATACCAAGGCTAAAGAGCGGATATTGGGTACTTTGCTTGGGGTGGTGGTTGGGCTTAGCTTCTTATGGCTGATTAAAGATATCGGTGGCTGGCTGTGGTTGTATTATGGGCTGATTGGCATTATCAGTGGCATTATTGGTTATGTGGCGGTCAAGCAATTGGGCTATATCGGTCTGCTGACAGGTATTACCATGCTGATGATTGTGTCGAGTCCTGACCACAGCAATATTGCCCAAGATGGCTTATATCGCGCGTTCAATATTTTGCTTGGTGCAGGAGTAGCGGTGGCCGCAACGTTAATTTTACCGTTGAAGTCGACGTTGATGTGGCGGTTTTTATTGGCCAGTAATCTTGAAACCTGCAGCAATTTGTATGCAGGGGTGGGCAATCATATTGATGCGGATGTCTTAGTGCCCAAGCCGTTTAAGTATAGTAAGGCGACCAGTTCGGCCAGTATTATTTATCCATCGAACAGTTCTATACCAGATACACCGGTCAATAAATCTTTGGTCAAGGCGCTACAAAAAATCAATAAGCGTTTGCTAGCTGTGCGTCCGCATATTGCAGCGACAGCGAGCGAATCGGGTATTGAAAAGGAAACACTAGAAACCATTCAGCGTACCCATCGTAATATCATTGGTACCATTGATTTGCTGTTAAGTGCGGCACCGCGTTTGGCCAATATTGAAATTGACGATGAAAACCATATTTTACTTATCCATTATCAGCACGAATTGACGCAAGCGATGCAGCATATGGCAGCTGTATTGCGTAGTCCAAATGATGAAGTATTTCGACCGATTACGCGTATCGCGGTATCAGAATATCCAAGTGTAGAAAACTTAGGCTTTGAATGGCAAGGCTATTTTTGGCTCACGCAAACCTTACAAGTACAATTGCAGCGGCTCAGTGATTTATTGCAAACGACTAAGCCGCAATGGTTTGCCGCCTCTGGTCTGCGCTATCAACGCCGCGAGCAGCGCCGTATCGAGCACAAAGGTAGTGAAACCGATTTGCACTTATAA
- a CDS encoding glutamate synthase subunit beta — MAKRLENSFQFLDVPRLEPTKKDIATRSTEFVEIYKPFESEAVAQQSHRCLECGNPYCEWKCPVHNYIPNWLKLATEGQIFQAAELCHRTNTLPEVCGRVCPQDRLCEGACTLNDGFGAVTIGNVEKYINDTAFALGWRPDMSDVVWTDKKVAIIGAGPAGLGCADILVRNGVKPVVFDKRPEIGGLLTFGIPEFKMEKDVMRNRRVIFEGMGMEFRLETEIGTDISIDELLSEYDAVFMGMGTYTYMRGGFAGEELEGVHDALDYLIANVNRCNDWEKNPEEYIDFKGKRVVVLGGGDTAMDCNRTSIRQGAEQVVCAYRRDEENMPGSRREVVNAREEGVEFLFNRQPTEIIGLNGKVNGVKVVTTHLGAPDNRGRQRPEPIPNSEEIIPCDAVIMAFGFRPSPADWFESQQVAMDSSGRVLAAEKQTFKFQTKNPKIFAGGDMVRGSDLVVTAIWEGREAAEGILDFLEV; from the coding sequence ATGGCAAAACGCTTAGAAAATAGTTTTCAGTTTTTAGATGTACCACGGCTTGAGCCGACCAAAAAAGACATCGCCACGCGCTCAACGGAATTTGTTGAAATTTATAAACCGTTTGAGAGTGAAGCCGTTGCGCAGCAGTCGCACCGCTGTCTGGAGTGTGGTAACCCTTATTGTGAATGGAAGTGCCCTGTGCATAATTACATTCCTAACTGGCTCAAATTGGCCACCGAAGGGCAGATATTTCAAGCGGCTGAATTGTGTCACCGCACCAATACGTTGCCTGAGGTCTGCGGCCGCGTCTGTCCACAAGATCGCTTATGTGAAGGCGCTTGTACCTTAAATGATGGCTTTGGCGCTGTGACCATTGGTAATGTCGAAAAGTACATCAACGATACCGCCTTTGCACTTGGCTGGCGTCCGGATATGTCTGATGTTGTTTGGACAGACAAAAAAGTCGCGATCATCGGTGCAGGGCCAGCAGGTTTGGGCTGTGCGGATATACTCGTTAGAAACGGCGTAAAACCAGTTGTGTTTGATAAGCGTCCTGAAATTGGTGGTTTACTGACTTTTGGTATTCCAGAATTTAAAATGGAAAAGGACGTCATGCGTAACCGCCGTGTCATCTTTGAAGGCATGGGCATGGAATTTCGTCTTGAGACAGAAATCGGTACTGATATTAGTATTGATGAACTGTTAAGCGAGTATGATGCGGTATTTATGGGCATGGGTACTTATACTTATATGCGCGGTGGCTTTGCTGGTGAAGAACTAGAAGGCGTTCATGATGCGCTAGATTACCTAATTGCCAACGTCAATCGCTGCAACGATTGGGAAAAAAATCCTGAAGAATATATCGACTTTAAAGGTAAAAGAGTGGTAGTGCTAGGTGGTGGCGATACTGCGATGGATTGTAACCGTACCAGTATTCGCCAAGGCGCTGAGCAAGTCGTCTGTGCCTATCGCCGTGACGAAGAGAACATGCCAGGTTCGCGCCGCGAAGTGGTCAATGCTCGAGAGGAAGGCGTTGAGTTTCTATTCAATCGTCAACCGACAGAAATCATTGGCTTAAATGGTAAAGTGAATGGCGTGAAAGTCGTCACGACTCACTTGGGTGCGCCAGACAACCGTGGTCGTCAGCGTCCTGAGCCGATTCCTAATTCAGAAGAAATTATCCCATGTGATGCCGTAATTATGGCTTTTGGCTTCCGTCCTAGCCCTGCTGACTGGTTTGAGTCTCAGCAAGTGGCAATGGACAGCTCTGGTCGCGTGCTGGCAGCAGAAAAGCAAACCTTTAAATTCCAAACCAAAAACCCCAAGATATTTGCTGGTGGTGATATGGTACGTGGTTCTGATTTGGTCGTGACCGCGATTTGGGAAGGTCGTGAAGCCGCTGAAGGTATTTTGGACTTCTTAGAGGTATAA
- a CDS encoding RNA-binding protein, whose translation MKIFTLKSVTILTALATLALSANAFAMDVKFNDAAWNGKKIPEGQQCLNYDGKNPATPSMTVSNIPMGAESLVFVYNDVSNKRMQHGEHGIVEFNLPEGATNAEILRVFGHTYEVPVGIEMVAEYRSRTGEAGGAYKPPCTGGKNHLYTVDVQARR comes from the coding sequence ATGAAAATTTTTACCTTAAAATCAGTCACCATTTTGACGGCTTTAGCAACATTGGCACTATCTGCCAATGCCTTTGCAATGGATGTTAAGTTTAACGATGCTGCTTGGAATGGCAAAAAAATACCTGAAGGGCAGCAGTGTCTAAATTATGATGGCAAAAACCCAGCCACGCCGAGCATGACGGTCTCAAACATACCGATGGGTGCGGAGAGCTTGGTTTTCGTTTACAACGATGTGAGCAATAAACGTATGCAACATGGTGAACATGGCATTGTAGAGTTTAACCTACCAGAAGGTGCTACGAATGCTGAGATTCTACGTGTGTTTGGGCATACTTATGAAGTGCCAGTTGGGATTGAGATGGTCGCGGAATATCGTAGCCGTACAGGGGAAGCGGGAGGGGCGTATAAACCACCTTGTACAGGTGGCAAAAACCATCTGTATACGGTAGATGTGCAGGCAAGGCGATAG
- a CDS encoding Cof-type HAD-IIB family hydrolase, translating to MFIEDKIAKESMTIKTPTPKIIFFDIDDTLSRNGIIAEHNKATLEQLAGTDIKLVISTGRSKAILPVDILALLEADVLDAIICMNGQYSFDKKGRISHYPLSAEQTDTIVRLCQQSELIHKFDSATHLAWSGENERLREFNAITPNSIVDPEYHKGNTVYQCSVFFNNQQEKMQDVDFAQYDLKLVHWHHIGADILPIEASKARGIKDVCQYYGVDASECMAFGDGMNDLEMFDLVGYAVAMGDAKQELIARADFVTGTIEERGIQSVLEQFHITS from the coding sequence ATGTTTATCGAAGACAAAATCGCCAAAGAAAGTATGACTATCAAGACTCCGACACCCAAGATCATCTTTTTTGACATCGATGATACCTTGAGCCGCAATGGCATCATTGCCGAACACAACAAAGCGACCCTTGAGCAGCTTGCAGGTACTGATATTAAGCTGGTGATTTCAACGGGACGCTCCAAAGCCATATTGCCAGTAGATATTTTAGCTTTACTCGAAGCTGATGTCTTAGATGCGATTATTTGTATGAATGGACAGTATAGTTTTGATAAAAAGGGTCGGATTAGCCACTATCCGTTATCCGCTGAGCAAACGGATACAATCGTGCGTCTGTGCCAACAGAGCGAGTTGATTCATAAGTTTGACTCTGCCACCCATCTCGCTTGGTCAGGTGAAAATGAGCGCTTGCGCGAGTTTAATGCCATCACGCCAAACTCTATCGTTGACCCTGAATACCATAAAGGGAATACCGTCTATCAATGCTCAGTATTTTTTAACAATCAACAAGAGAAAATGCAGGACGTCGATTTTGCCCAGTACGATTTAAAGCTCGTCCATTGGCATCATATCGGCGCAGATATCTTACCGATAGAGGCATCCAAGGCGCGAGGCATTAAAGACGTCTGTCAATACTATGGGGTAGATGCCAGTGAGTGTATGGCGTTTGGTGATGGGATGAATGATTTAGAGATGTTTGACTTGGTTGGCTATGCGGTGGCGATGGGTGATGCAAAGCAAGAGTTGATTGCGCGTGCAGACTTTGTTACGGGTACGATTGAGGAGCGCGGTATTCAGTCGGTACTTGAGCAGTTTCATATTACGTCTTAA
- a CDS encoding FUSC family protein, producing MKPKIWQRFTAPFIEPYARYQHADILHAIRIGAAIVLALLANQISHFPHGEWTTITVFIILGLLQYQGAIYTKAKERVLGTVLGIVVAFAILWFNKGTGAWLGIEYLLIGIISGIIGYFSVRRLGYTGLLTGITMLMIVSNLNQVNMAQDGVYRALNILIGTGIAVMVTVILPLKSTLMWRFLLANNLEACSNLYAGVGHHIDAEIVAPKSLVYTRAKSSASLSYPQNSTTADMPVNKALIKSLQQINKRLLAVRPHIAATASESGIHKETIETIQRTHRNIIGTIDLLLSAAPRLANIDIDDDNHTLLIHYQHELTQAMQHIAAVLRSPSDQTFRPITRIALSEYPSVQYATFEWQGYFWLTQTLQAQLQQLSDLLQMTKPQWYAASGLRYQKREQRRMKEQGGESDLHL from the coding sequence GTGAAACCAAAAATTTGGCAACGATTTACTGCACCATTCATTGAACCTTATGCGCGCTATCAGCACGCTGATATCTTGCACGCCATACGTATCGGTGCAGCCATTGTACTTGCGCTGTTAGCCAATCAAATAAGCCATTTTCCACATGGGGAATGGACGACGATCACCGTCTTTATTATTTTAGGATTGCTACAGTATCAAGGCGCTATTTATACCAAAGCCAAAGAGCGAGTACTAGGCACGGTTTTGGGTATTGTCGTGGCATTTGCAATCTTATGGTTCAATAAAGGGACGGGTGCTTGGCTAGGGATAGAGTACCTGCTTATTGGTATCATTAGTGGGATTATTGGTTATTTTTCGGTCAGGCGGCTAGGGTATACTGGATTACTCACTGGCATTACTATGCTGATGATCGTCTCTAATTTGAATCAAGTTAATATGGCGCAAGATGGTGTCTATCGTGCACTCAATATCTTAATCGGTACAGGTATTGCGGTCATGGTGACAGTGATCTTACCTCTAAAGTCGACGTTGATGTGGCGATTTTTATTGGCAAATAATTTAGAAGCCTGTAGTAATCTTTATGCTGGTGTCGGACATCATATTGATGCTGAAATAGTGGCTCCCAAGTCGCTTGTCTATACTAGAGCAAAAAGCTCAGCTAGCCTGTCTTATCCTCAAAATAGCACTACTGCAGATATGCCTGTCAATAAAGCGTTGATAAAATCGCTGCAGCAAATAAACAAGCGATTACTCGCAGTACGTCCACATATCGCTGCAACAGCAAGCGAGTCCGGCATTCATAAAGAGACGATAGAAACGATTCAGCGTACCCATCGCAATATCATCGGTACCATCGATTTATTGCTCAGTGCAGCACCGCGTTTGGCGAATATCGATATCGACGATGATAATCATACGCTACTGATTCACTATCAACACGAGCTCACCCAAGCCATGCAGCATATCGCGGCAGTACTACGCAGTCCAAGCGATCAGACTTTTCGACCTATTACGCGTATTGCGCTATCAGAATATCCTAGCGTACAGTATGCAACGTTTGAGTGGCAAGGATATTTTTGGTTGACGCAAACGTTGCAAGCACAACTGCAACAGTTAAGTGATCTGCTACAAATGACCAAACCGCAGTGGTATGCTGCTTCTGGTCTGCGCTATCAAAAGCGTGAACAGCGTAGAATGAAAGAGCAGGGGGGCGAGTCCGATTTACACTTGTAA
- a CDS encoding ABC transporter substrate-binding protein, which produces MTHSSSPHNIARSARILPKALLAVAVGLALASCSKSDNTAADGTAASAETLNLYNWSEYMPQEILDGFTEETGIRVNYTTFDSNEAMYAKLKLLDDSSQYDLAIPSTYYVEKMAKEGLLQELDKSKLSNFKNLDTSFTNTKVDPENKYSIPYMWGSTGLAINGDKVDPATVNSWNDLWRPEYKGQVMLMNDMREVFGMALLTLGHSGNSKNPDEIKAAYEKLTTLMPNVKTFNSDASRMPYMEGETTVGMSWNGEAIIANNEGLTSLVYKYPTEGAILWMDNFVIPKNAKQVDAAHKFIDYLLRPENSKIVSEEIGYASPNMAAREMMPEEVRNNPTIYPSKDVLAKAEFQEDVGDEALQVYQQYWDKLKTGR; this is translated from the coding sequence TTGACTCATTCATCATCGCCCCACAACATTGCTCGTAGCGCTCGTATACTACCAAAAGCACTATTAGCCGTGGCTGTTGGGCTAGCACTTGCTAGCTGTAGTAAGTCAGATAATACGGCGGCTGATGGTACAGCAGCGAGTGCTGAAACGCTCAATCTGTATAACTGGTCAGAGTATATGCCGCAAGAAATCCTTGACGGCTTTACTGAAGAGACAGGCATTCGGGTCAATTACACCACCTTTGATTCTAACGAAGCTATGTACGCCAAGCTTAAATTGCTCGATGACTCTAGCCAATATGACTTAGCCATCCCATCAACATATTATGTCGAAAAAATGGCCAAAGAAGGCTTGCTGCAAGAGCTCGATAAATCCAAATTGAGCAATTTTAAGAATCTTGATACGTCTTTTACCAATACCAAGGTTGATCCAGAGAACAAATATTCGATTCCTTATATGTGGGGCAGCACCGGTCTTGCCATTAATGGTGACAAGGTCGATCCTGCAACCGTAAATAGCTGGAACGATTTATGGCGTCCTGAGTATAAAGGGCAAGTGATGCTGATGAACGATATGCGCGAAGTGTTTGGCATGGCGCTATTGACCCTTGGGCATTCAGGTAATAGTAAAAATCCTGACGAAATCAAAGCCGCTTATGAGAAGCTCACGACCTTGATGCCAAATGTGAAGACCTTTAACTCGGATGCCTCGCGTATGCCTTATATGGAAGGCGAAACCACGGTTGGTATGAGTTGGAATGGCGAGGCAATTATCGCCAATAACGAAGGCTTGACCAGCTTGGTTTATAAATATCCAACTGAAGGCGCTATCTTGTGGATGGATAATTTTGTGATTCCGAAAAACGCCAAACAAGTTGATGCAGCCCACAAGTTTATTGACTACTTGCTGCGTCCTGAGAACTCTAAAATCGTCAGCGAAGAGATTGGTTATGCGTCACCCAATATGGCTGCGCGTGAGATGATGCCAGAAGAGGTGAGAAACAATCCAACCATCTATCCGAGCAAAGACGTACTGGCAAAAGCGGAGTTCCAAGAAGATGTCGGCGATGAAGCATTGCAAGTCTATCAGCAGTATTGGGATAAGCTAAAAACTGGTCGTTAA